In Zunongwangia profunda SM-A87, the following proteins share a genomic window:
- a CDS encoding class I SAM-dependent methyltransferase: MEHQKNIGVHETAFVTSAFRATDEKLSQDIFARLWQNPKTDRWIIDYLQEVSSEEPFTHCLRNRFFLTHLNELLEKEAITVLINFGSGFSMYPFLLNEKLTHIEIDKPKIITYKKQHIEQWQSEGVLPKRNIHFIGVDFSTDYKDDLLTKLNAIKGNQACFILIEGVLFFLNREETHGLFNLFDEIQKPGDYIGSASFQEKIKETQAFKNLLRFFNVKVSKTSKDDYQTIDDQFYTTIPNYRLMDQQDYFSLSKKYAHKIAEEKTMILNENFYLLKKNNQFYNN; this comes from the coding sequence ATGGAACATCAAAAAAACATAGGGGTACATGAAACGGCTTTTGTGACTTCCGCCTTTCGGGCAACCGATGAAAAACTGAGTCAGGATATTTTTGCCAGGCTATGGCAAAATCCTAAAACCGATAGGTGGATCATCGACTATTTACAGGAGGTGTCTTCGGAAGAGCCTTTTACACATTGTTTACGAAATAGATTTTTCCTGACCCATCTCAATGAGTTACTAGAAAAAGAAGCGATTACGGTATTGATCAATTTTGGTAGCGGATTCAGTATGTATCCGTTTTTGCTGAATGAGAAACTGACTCATATTGAAATTGATAAACCTAAAATCATAACTTATAAAAAACAGCACATAGAGCAATGGCAGTCTGAGGGGGTGCTTCCCAAACGGAATATTCATTTTATTGGTGTGGATTTTAGTACAGATTATAAAGATGATTTATTAACAAAACTAAATGCCATAAAAGGCAATCAGGCGTGTTTTATTCTTATAGAGGGAGTGCTCTTCTTTTTAAACCGGGAAGAAACCCATGGCTTGTTTAACTTGTTCGATGAAATTCAAAAGCCTGGAGACTATATTGGTAGTGCTTCATTTCAGGAAAAGATAAAGGAGACTCAGGCGTTTAAGAACCTACTGCGCTTTTTCAATGTAAAAGTTTCAAAAACAAGTAAAGATGATTATCAAACCATAGATGATCAATTTTACACCACTATACCTAATTATAGATTGATGGATCAACAGGATTATTTTAGCTTATCAAAAAAATATGCTCATAAAATAGCGGAAGAAAAAACAATGATTCTCAACGAAAATTTTTATTTGCTGAAAAAAAATAATCAGTTTTATAACAACTAA
- a CDS encoding alpha/beta hydrolase family protein, with protein sequence MRNILLLICFALMSSFIQGQELLGDWYGSLQIQGTKLPLVFHIKKQDSSYSTTMDSPKQMAIGLPVARTTVTNSQLLLEAPAMGIKYTGEYDHTQEIIAGTFQQGGLKLALNLSRDNFTTAINRPQEPKEPFPYHAEEVRFYNESDDISLAGTLTTPEVLEKFPVVILISGSGPQNRNEEIMGHKPFLLISDFLTRHGIAVLRYDDRGVGKSEGEYATATSKDLSRDTEAAITYLKSRKDLKISKLGLIGHSEGGIIAPMIASKSKDVDFIVLLAGAVLRGKDLLLLQKKLIEEKSGIHDSIVNRSQEVFHGAYELIASNTKTNDALKEDLAAYFKEETNNSINAAQTNSLIESMTSPWMQYFINYDPTTALKEVDIPILALFGKKDVQVPAIENALALEKLENKNIEIIKMENLNHLFQESKTGMPNEYSEIEQTMSPKVLNLMLEWILERD encoded by the coding sequence ATGAGAAATATTTTACTTTTAATTTGTTTTGCTCTAATGAGTTCTTTTATACAGGGGCAGGAACTTCTTGGAGATTGGTATGGAAGCTTACAAATACAGGGAACCAAACTGCCTTTAGTTTTTCATATTAAGAAGCAAGATAGCAGTTACAGCACAACTATGGATAGTCCTAAGCAAATGGCAATAGGGTTACCTGTTGCCAGAACAACAGTAACAAATTCCCAGTTACTATTAGAAGCTCCGGCAATGGGAATAAAATATACAGGTGAATATGATCATACACAAGAAATAATAGCAGGTACTTTTCAGCAAGGAGGCTTAAAATTAGCCTTAAACCTAAGTAGGGATAATTTCACTACAGCTATAAATCGACCTCAAGAACCCAAAGAACCTTTCCCTTATCATGCAGAAGAGGTTAGGTTTTATAATGAATCTGATGATATAAGCTTAGCAGGAACCTTAACGACCCCTGAAGTTCTTGAAAAATTTCCTGTGGTCATTTTAATTAGCGGAAGTGGTCCCCAAAATAGAAATGAAGAAATTATGGGCCATAAACCATTTCTATTAATTTCAGATTTTTTGACGCGCCATGGAATAGCTGTATTGCGATACGATGACAGGGGCGTTGGGAAATCAGAAGGGGAATACGCAACAGCTACTTCTAAGGATTTATCCAGGGATACTGAAGCGGCTATAACATATTTAAAATCAAGAAAAGATCTAAAAATTTCAAAACTCGGATTAATAGGACATAGTGAGGGAGGGATAATTGCTCCTATGATTGCGTCAAAATCCAAAGATGTTGATTTTATTGTTCTTTTGGCTGGAGCTGTTTTAAGAGGAAAAGATTTGTTACTACTTCAGAAAAAACTGATTGAAGAGAAAAGTGGGATTCATGACAGTATCGTAAATAGAAGTCAGGAAGTATTTCATGGCGCTTATGAACTTATCGCTTCTAATACTAAAACTAACGATGCACTAAAAGAAGACTTAGCAGCCTATTTTAAAGAGGAAACAAACAATTCGATAAACGCTGCTCAAACAAATAGTTTAATTGAAAGTATGACTTCTCCGTGGATGCAATATTTTATAAACTATGATCCTACTACCGCATTAAAAGAAGTAGACATTCCAATACTGGCTTTATTTGGAAAAAAGGATGTTCAGGTTCCGGCAATTGAAAATGCGTTAGCCTTAGAAAAGCTTGAAAATAAAAATATTGAAATTATTAAAATGGAAAACTTAAATCATCTATTTCAGGAAAGTAAGACCGGTATGCCCAATGAATATTCTGAAATTGAACAAACCATGTCCCCTAAGGTCTTGAATTTAATGTTAGAGTGGATTTTAGAGAGGGATTAA
- a CDS encoding fatty acid desaturase family protein: MLLLFLGPISILCSGIVTSGWMVFLLYITSGFGMAGIGMGVMHDAIHGSYSKHSKLNTILGYSMNIIGANATVWHLQHNVLHHTYTNIHEADDDLNMPFFLRFSPHKKKYKIHRFQFIYVWFFYSISTLAWITAKDFVRLTRYRKMGLIEDKKEFYRSLFHLTLWKLAYYMYAIVLPILVLPFSPWLVILAFISMHLVTGLVISCVFQVAHVMPDVNYPLTDNQGNIDNNWLVHQLLTTSNFSPKNKTFSWLIGGLNYQIEHHLFPNICHVHYRDISPIVRDTALEFGIPYNQKSTFTGAIADHIAMLRNLGR; the protein is encoded by the coding sequence ATGCTTTTATTGTTTTTAGGTCCAATATCAATTTTATGCTCAGGTATCGTAACATCCGGCTGGATGGTATTCTTATTATATATTACCAGTGGTTTTGGTATGGCCGGTATTGGTATGGGCGTAATGCATGATGCTATTCACGGGTCGTACTCTAAACACTCCAAGCTAAATACTATCCTGGGCTATTCTATGAATATTATCGGTGCCAATGCCACCGTTTGGCATTTGCAACACAATGTTTTGCATCATACCTATACCAATATACATGAGGCGGATGACGATTTAAACATGCCGTTTTTTTTACGATTTTCACCACATAAAAAGAAATATAAAATTCATCGTTTTCAATTTATTTATGTGTGGTTTTTTTATAGTATTTCAACCTTAGCCTGGATTACGGCAAAAGACTTTGTAAGGCTAACCCGATATCGAAAAATGGGATTGATCGAAGATAAAAAAGAGTTTTATAGAAGCTTATTTCATCTTACTTTATGGAAATTGGCGTACTATATGTATGCTATCGTTTTGCCTATACTGGTTTTACCATTTTCCCCCTGGCTTGTCATTCTTGCCTTTATATCCATGCACCTGGTTACCGGTTTGGTAATTAGCTGTGTTTTTCAGGTAGCCCATGTGATGCCAGATGTTAATTACCCATTAACCGATAATCAGGGGAATATTGATAATAACTGGCTGGTACATCAATTGCTAACCACTTCTAATTTTTCACCAAAGAATAAGACTTTTTCCTGGTTAATAGGCGGGTTAAACTATCAGATCGAGCATCACCTGTTTCCCAATATATGTCATGTGCATTATCGGGATATTAGTCCCATTGTAAGAGATACAGCACTCGAATTTGGAATACCTTATAATCAAAAATCTACATTTACCGGGGCAATTGCAGATCATATCGCGATGTTAAGAAATCTTGGCAGGTAA
- a CDS encoding cold-shock protein: MGDSFSKKENIKKKIEKRKLKDKRRENRKTDNNKGKQLEEMMIYVDESGNLSKTPTRSKDGSFLVTGPSVNHNREIQKEEKRKGTVISFFIEKGYGFIKDQKSGDHIFVHVKDLLDEISEKDQVFFVKQKTAKGAKATLVEKR; encoded by the coding sequence ATGGGAGATTCATTTTCAAAAAAAGAGAATATTAAAAAAAAGATTGAAAAAAGAAAACTGAAGGACAAGCGAAGGGAAAACCGCAAGACCGATAATAACAAAGGAAAGCAACTTGAGGAGATGATGATTTATGTAGATGAATCGGGGAATCTAAGTAAAACGCCTACCAGAAGTAAGGACGGTAGCTTTCTTGTCACAGGTCCTTCAGTAAACCATAACCGGGAGATTCAGAAGGAAGAAAAGCGAAAAGGAACAGTAATTTCTTTTTTTATAGAAAAAGGCTATGGTTTTATAAAAGATCAAAAATCCGGTGACCATATTTTTGTTCATGTGAAGGATCTGTTGGACGAAATTTCAGAAAAAGACCAGGTATTTTTTGTCAAGCAAAAAACGGCAAAAGGCGCTAAAGCTACACTGGTAGAAAAGCGATAA
- a CDS encoding sigma-70 family RNA polymerase sigma factor, which yields MRQLTITKQVTNRDDASLDFYLKDIGPIARISSEEEVELTRKIKAGDKKALHTLVTSNLRFVVSVAKQYQFKGLSLSDLIAEGNLGLIKAANRFDETRGFKFISYAVWWIRQAMVQSISENARVVRLPLNKLTLINKIRKANSALQQLLQREASLEEVSNFLNLPLTEIEEAGKSNATYLSLDKPLSNDNDDFTLNQLITSKIEDPDQGLLNVSTSHEINQLMTILEKREKEVIILLFGLNGGEAKSLRDISTLLGLTSERVRQIKEMGLIKLRRSPKAAILFS from the coding sequence ATGCGACAATTAACAATCACAAAACAAGTAACCAATAGAGATGATGCAAGTTTAGATTTTTATTTAAAAGATATTGGTCCCATTGCACGTATTTCCAGTGAAGAGGAAGTGGAACTTACCCGAAAGATTAAAGCAGGGGATAAGAAAGCATTACATACCCTGGTGACCTCGAATTTAAGATTTGTAGTCTCGGTTGCAAAACAATACCAGTTTAAAGGCCTTAGCTTATCAGATCTTATTGCTGAAGGGAATTTGGGGCTGATTAAAGCTGCCAATCGTTTTGACGAAACACGAGGCTTTAAATTTATTTCTTATGCGGTGTGGTGGATACGCCAGGCAATGGTTCAGTCAATTTCTGAAAACGCAAGAGTAGTACGATTACCTCTAAATAAATTAACGCTTATTAATAAAATTAGAAAAGCAAATTCAGCCCTACAGCAATTACTGCAGCGAGAAGCTTCTTTGGAAGAGGTCTCTAATTTTCTAAATTTACCTTTAACTGAAATCGAAGAAGCCGGAAAAAGTAATGCCACTTATCTATCCCTGGATAAACCCTTATCAAATGATAATGATGATTTTACCTTAAATCAACTAATCACAAGTAAAATCGAAGATCCCGATCAGGGACTACTTAATGTATCGACTTCACATGAAATAAATCAATTGATGACTATTTTAGAAAAACGGGAAAAAGAAGTAATCATATTGTTATTCGGACTTAACGGTGGGGAGGCTAAAAGCCTGAGAGATATAAGTACGCTTTTAGGATTAACCTCAGAGCGAGTGCGGCAAATTAAGGAAATGGGACTTATCAAGCTTCGTCGTTCGCCAAAAGCCGCTATCTTATTTTCATAA
- a CDS encoding cupin domain-containing protein has protein sequence MKENEFGHLVPFNLKKEIPYTTNTVVQRTIVDKASRIVQLMAFDYGKVLAITSDGTQFHVLIEGKAEMVIDEVSTYLQPGDSIIVPPGTNYTLEANEKFKILTINLE, from the coding sequence ATGAAAGAAAATGAATTTGGTCATTTAGTCCCTTTTAATTTAAAAAAAGAAATTCCTTATACTACCAATACGGTCGTACAAAGAACGATAGTCGATAAAGCATCGAGAATTGTGCAATTAATGGCATTTGACTATGGTAAAGTTTTAGCAATCACATCTGATGGTACGCAATTTCATGTGCTTATTGAGGGTAAAGCTGAAATGGTTATAGATGAAGTCTCTACCTACCTGCAACCCGGAGATTCTATTATTGTTCCCCCAGGCACAAACTATACTTTAGAAGCTAATGAGAAATTTAAAATATTAACCATTAATTTAGAATAA
- a CDS encoding AraC family transcriptional regulator, whose amino-acid sequence MREQTKSIPVKTMDDALNTGFVIGKMTFKDLNAFKEAAAAHRDDYHLFFLLEKGTLSIEIDFHTYTLKPAAALYIHPNQVHRMLHINQATVSFWAINTETLNREYLTVLEAINPARPVSLTREAFSIIAETASLCLKLSEQKHEKLYQSVLKDSGNALVALVTSQYLAQTQSPDSLSRFESITKAFKSRLEANFTTVKKPSEYAKTLTISTAYLNECVKKTTGYSVSHHIQQRVMLEAKRMLYHSDKSVKEIATQLGYEDYAYFSRLFKKITGVTASAFQNKNHD is encoded by the coding sequence ATGCGTGAACAAACAAAGAGCATTCCTGTAAAAACGATGGACGATGCGTTGAATACTGGGTTTGTCATCGGAAAAATGACATTCAAAGACTTAAATGCGTTTAAAGAAGCGGCTGCAGCACACAGGGATGATTATCATTTGTTTTTTTTACTAGAAAAAGGAACCCTATCCATTGAAATAGATTTCCATACCTATACCCTAAAACCAGCTGCTGCCCTCTACATTCACCCCAATCAAGTACACCGTATGCTGCACATTAACCAAGCAACAGTAAGCTTTTGGGCAATCAATACAGAAACCTTGAACCGGGAATACCTAACGGTATTAGAAGCTATAAACCCTGCAAGACCAGTATCCTTAACAAGGGAAGCGTTTTCCATTATTGCTGAAACGGCATCCTTGTGCTTAAAATTATCAGAGCAAAAACACGAAAAACTATACCAATCGGTACTCAAAGACAGTGGGAATGCCTTAGTAGCATTAGTTACTTCACAGTATTTAGCACAAACTCAATCACCAGACAGCCTTTCCCGTTTTGAGTCTATTACCAAGGCTTTTAAATCGCGTTTGGAAGCCAATTTTACTACGGTAAAAAAACCGAGTGAATATGCGAAAACCCTTACTATTTCTACCGCTTATTTGAACGAATGTGTCAAAAAGACAACCGGGTATTCGGTTTCACATCACATACAACAACGGGTGATGTTAGAAGCCAAGCGGATGCTCTATCACTCCGATAAATCTGTTAAAGAAATCGCAACACAATTAGGCTATGAAGATTACGCCTATTTCTCTCGATTATTTAAAAAAATAACAGGAGTAACCGCATCTGCATTCCAAAACAAAAACCACGATTAG
- a CDS encoding cation diffusion facilitator family transporter, with the protein MNHKHQHSHEHPHEAHQHSDTKNGLTLAFWLNLVFAVIEVVGGIFTNSTAIIADTFHDFIDAVAIGIAVLFEKISGKKRSSNYSYGYKRFSLLSALGLSLFLLIGAVFMIKSGIESLIDPQEVNSVGMLWLAVLGVSINGFAFLRIKNGNGGHHHHHHAHGHSHNHNSKAIMLHLLEDVLGWVAVLIGAVVIYFTGWNWIDGLLTLAIAAFISYNATKNLIGTLKIMLQAVPEHVNMETLTSELNTIEGVANIHDFHIWSLDGTYHVASLRAVLDSADNPSENKVYTTILERLSNYNIKHPTIQIETNTKHCKFVNC; encoded by the coding sequence ATGAACCACAAGCACCAACATTCTCACGAGCACCCTCACGAAGCACATCAACATTCAGATACCAAAAATGGACTAACCTTAGCCTTTTGGTTGAACTTAGTCTTTGCGGTTATCGAAGTGGTGGGCGGGATCTTTACCAATTCCACAGCAATTATTGCCGATACTTTTCACGACTTTATAGATGCCGTTGCTATAGGAATAGCGGTTTTGTTTGAAAAAATATCAGGAAAGAAACGTTCTTCTAATTATTCGTACGGTTATAAACGGTTTTCATTACTATCTGCGCTAGGCTTATCGCTATTTCTATTGATTGGAGCTGTCTTTATGATTAAAAGTGGCATAGAATCATTGATAGATCCCCAAGAAGTCAATAGTGTGGGTATGCTTTGGTTAGCGGTTTTGGGAGTGAGCATCAACGGCTTTGCCTTTCTTAGAATAAAAAATGGAAATGGAGGACACCACCATCACCACCACGCGCACGGGCATTCCCACAATCACAACAGTAAAGCCATCATGCTTCACCTTTTAGAAGATGTATTGGGTTGGGTTGCTGTTTTAATAGGTGCTGTGGTGATTTATTTTACGGGTTGGAATTGGATAGATGGGTTGCTTACCCTCGCCATTGCTGCTTTTATTTCGTACAACGCCACCAAAAATTTAATAGGAACCCTAAAGATAATGCTACAAGCGGTTCCTGAACATGTGAATATGGAAACCCTAACCTCAGAACTGAATACGATTGAAGGTGTTGCCAACATTCACGATTTCCACATCTGGAGTTTAGACGGAACCTACCATGTGGCTTCGCTACGTGCTGTGTTGGACAGTGCCGATAATCCTTCTGAAAATAAAGTCTATACCACTATTTTAGAACGCTTGAGTAACTACAATATTAAACATCCAACCATACAGATTGAAACCAATACAAAACACTGCAAATTTGTGAATTGCTGA
- a CDS encoding exonuclease domain-containing protein, with protein sequence MKEVKFAIIDIETTGGGIKGNKITEICVLVVQNGEVINEYTSLVNPGTEIPLYIETLTNINDKMLVDAPKFSEIASKIQEITRDCIFVAHNVNFDYNIIKAEFESLNLSFQRKRLCTVRLAKKLIPGLFSYSLGNLCTSINIPHDNKHRAYGDCEATVTLFKRFIDLDPDYEVFKDFLNQKTAASYLPPNFRKSDFEKLPSTTGVYFFKDKDGIPLYIGKAKNIKSRIKSHFQEKSNRKYSLMQATYSIDYELTGSELLALLRESSLILKYFPKFNKAQKKVSRPYTLTSYHNQKGIEQFVIHKNKVSPVSWMKFYTREEAIKFLEFLCQEFRLCPKYCGLQAGVAECSHYKINDCSGMCRGEIEVTEYNQRVSRAIDYIHEYENSCLLVEKGRTKTEKSFIYLKKGRYAGYGFIENSEELSEPSQFDNYLIPQENSNYADRILNSYLKNKKYIKKIALEPQEEAAELQKEEWFG encoded by the coding sequence ATGAAAGAGGTAAAATTTGCGATAATTGATATTGAAACCACGGGCGGAGGCATTAAAGGAAACAAAATTACCGAAATTTGTGTGCTGGTGGTGCAGAATGGAGAAGTGATAAACGAATACACTTCACTGGTAAATCCCGGTACCGAAATACCGCTATATATCGAAACGCTTACCAACATTAATGATAAGATGCTGGTCGATGCTCCAAAATTCTCTGAGATTGCTTCTAAAATTCAGGAAATCACCAGGGATTGTATTTTTGTGGCTCACAATGTAAATTTTGATTATAATATTATTAAAGCTGAGTTTGAGAGTTTAAATTTATCCTTTCAAAGAAAACGCCTGTGTACCGTAAGGCTGGCCAAAAAACTTATCCCCGGTCTATTTTCTTATAGCTTGGGAAATCTTTGTACTTCGATCAATATTCCGCATGATAACAAGCATCGAGCCTATGGAGATTGCGAGGCTACGGTTACACTTTTTAAACGTTTTATAGATTTAGATCCCGATTACGAAGTTTTCAAGGACTTTTTAAATCAAAAAACAGCAGCTTCTTATTTACCTCCTAACTTTAGAAAATCGGATTTTGAAAAACTTCCTTCTACAACCGGTGTTTATTTTTTTAAAGATAAAGATGGAATTCCGCTATACATTGGTAAGGCTAAAAATATTAAAAGTCGGATAAAATCTCATTTTCAAGAAAAATCTAACCGAAAATATAGTCTAATGCAAGCTACGTATAGCATTGACTACGAACTTACCGGAAGCGAATTGCTTGCACTTTTGCGGGAATCTTCTTTAATTTTAAAATATTTTCCAAAATTCAATAAAGCACAGAAAAAAGTAAGCAGGCCTTATACCCTTACCTCCTATCACAATCAAAAAGGAATAGAACAATTTGTGATTCATAAAAATAAGGTTTCTCCAGTAAGCTGGATGAAGTTCTATACCCGTGAAGAGGCCATAAAATTCCTGGAATTTCTTTGCCAGGAATTTAGATTATGCCCTAAATATTGTGGTTTGCAAGCAGGGGTGGCAGAATGCAGCCATTATAAAATCAATGATTGCAGCGGAATGTGCCGGGGCGAAATAGAGGTAACCGAATATAATCAAAGGGTTTCTCGCGCTATCGATTATATTCACGAATATGAAAATTCCTGTTTATTGGTAGAAAAAGGACGTACAAAAACTGAAAAATCTTTTATATATCTTAAAAAAGGCCGTTATGCCGGTTATGGTTTTATCGAAAATTCTGAAGAGTTAAGTGAACCCTCTCAATTTGACAATTACCTGATTCCCCAGGAAAATTCGAATTATGCCGATAGAATTTTAAATAGTTATCTCAAAAATAAAAAGTATATTAAAAAAATTGCACTCGAACCCCAAGAGGAGGCTGCGGAACTGCAAAAAGAAGAGTGGTTTGGATAA
- a CDS encoding Pycsar system effector family protein codes for MNNLFDKADDYVLELFKEKLPNTFLYHNYKHTERVVKSTEELIEHSEINVKQEEALKLAAWFHDTGYTKGHENHEASSVKIAESFLEENNATQELIDLVSKYIMATKFSHTPQDIGEMIIKDADSSHFAKEYYEETSELLRQELQLHNRKNYSSSEWIMENIKMLTEKHKFYTDYALKNWNQAKEENLLELVEKQNKREKKLNKEEHKARLKAKYKNDNPERSIQTLFRVTLRNHIKLSDIADTKANILLSVNAIIISLAISNLIPKLDAVSNRHLLIPTLVLVLFSVASMILSIMSTRPNVTSGEFTKEQVKNRDVNLLFFGNFHKMPFDLFKWGINEMIKDKDYVYESLMLDLHLLGKVLHRKYLLLRLTYTVFMLGIIISVIAFVIAFYLM; via the coding sequence ATGAACAACCTATTCGATAAAGCTGATGATTACGTGCTTGAATTATTCAAGGAAAAACTCCCAAATACTTTCCTATATCACAATTACAAGCATACTGAACGAGTTGTTAAAAGTACAGAAGAATTAATTGAACATTCTGAAATTAATGTTAAACAAGAAGAGGCGCTTAAGCTGGCCGCATGGTTTCACGATACCGGTTATACCAAAGGTCATGAGAACCACGAAGCATCCAGTGTTAAAATCGCCGAAAGCTTTTTAGAGGAAAATAACGCCACACAGGAACTTATCGATCTGGTGTCTAAATATATTATGGCTACCAAATTTAGTCATACGCCGCAGGACATCGGAGAGATGATCATCAAAGACGCCGATTCTTCGCATTTTGCCAAGGAATATTACGAAGAAACCAGTGAACTTTTACGACAGGAGCTACAGTTACATAATCGCAAAAATTACAGCTCGAGTGAGTGGATTATGGAAAATATAAAAATGCTGACTGAAAAGCATAAATTTTATACTGATTATGCCCTAAAGAACTGGAATCAGGCCAAAGAGGAAAATCTGCTGGAATTAGTTGAAAAACAAAATAAGAGGGAGAAAAAATTAAATAAGGAAGAGCATAAAGCCCGACTTAAGGCTAAATATAAAAATGACAATCCAGAGCGAAGTATCCAAACGCTGTTTAGGGTCACGCTACGAAACCATATTAAATTAAGTGATATTGCAGATACCAAGGCCAACATATTATTATCGGTAAATGCGATTATTATTTCTTTAGCGATTTCTAACCTTATCCCTAAGCTGGATGCGGTAAGTAATCGCCACCTGCTTATCCCTACTCTTGTACTGGTTCTTTTTAGTGTAGCTTCAATGATCTTATCGATTATGTCTACCCGGCCTAATGTAACCAGTGGTGAGTTTACCAAAGAGCAGGTAAAAAATCGGGACGTTAACCTTCTTTTCTTTGGGAATTTTCATAAAATGCCTTTCGATTTGTTTAAATGGGGCATTAATGAGATGATTAAGGATAAGGATTATGTATACGAATCTTTAATGCTCGATCTACATTTATTAGGAAAAGTATTACATCGAAAATATTTACTACTAAGATTAACCTATACGGTATTTATGCTAGGGATTATCATCTCGGTAATTGCCTTTGTTATTGCTTTTTATTTAATGTAG